The genomic segment CTTTACAGGGGAAAGTATTGGACAAGTAGCAAGTCAGACACTAGAAAGCATGGAAGTGATTAATGCAGTAACCAATATTCCGGTTTTAAGGCCGTTGATTACTATGGATAAAACAGAGATTATGGATCTTGCACGTAAAATCGGTACTTATGAGATTTCTATCCAGCCCTATGAGGATTGCTGCACTGTTTTTGTTCCCGATGCTCCGGCTACCAGGCCCAGACTTAAAGATGCAGAAGCAGCGGAAAAAGATCTTATGATTGATCAATTAATTAAGGAGGCTATTGAGCGGAGTACGGTTCTGATTATTACACCAGATGGGGTAGAAGCAGAATATAGTCTGGCTGAAGAACAGGGGGTTATGTTGTAGAATCATGTTGCAAATGAAAGTTTGATTTAATTCAAATTTTAAATAATAGTAAGCATTTTTATTTAAATGGTTAAACTGTAAAAGGCTAATTTTTCGCTTCTTGAGAAATTTTTCGAATCATCTAATGCTCGATTTCTGCTGAAATAAGGTTTTCTAATCAAAGGGCTCTCCTGGCCCTTGATTAGCTTATCACCTCCTGTGATGAGGCCTTATTTCGTCGGAAATCTCGCTAAGATGATTTGGCGAAAAATTTCTATGTCGCTTAAAATTAGCTTTTTGTAGTATAATCTTTAAATAAGTTTTTAAGTATGATTTAGTTAAGCAAAAAAAATTGAAGGAAATAGGTTCTAAGAGAGTTTAAATGCTTTTTATAACATTTGACAAAAAAATAAAAAAATTATTATTCTTTTGGCAGAGGTTAATAAGTAACTTTGATTGATGAAGTAATATTGTAGGGTAAAAATAAAGATGGACGTTAAAAAAAGAGACGGTTTATTCCCGGTTATTGATAAGATACACTGAAACGTTGAATTCGTTCTCAAATTAAACTACAAAAAGCTAATTTTAAGTGTTATTGAAATTTTTTGTTAAACTATCTTCGTGAGATTGAAAAGAATGGCCTCACATGAGGATGTGATGAGCTTAATCAAGGGTCATAAGGCCTCATTGATTAGCGTGCTTTATTTCGACTGAAATTGAACTTTAAATGGTTAGAAGAATTTCTGTATGAAGTGAAAAATTAGCTTTTTGCAGTAAAATCATAAAAACAATTTTTTGATATATAAGGTTGACAAAAACCAAAAATCCAAAAGAAGGAGGGATTTTTATGAAAGTGAAAATTTTAATGTTATCAGTATTGTGTGCAATAATTACAGCAGTATTAATGTATTTTATTCCAAATACGCTTTATTCTTTTTTGGTGGCAATAGGGTTATGTATATTGACAGGCTTTATGTTTACAAGAAGTATTTTTAAACAATTGATAACTTTAAAGCAAGAAGTAGAAAAATTGGCTAAAGGAGATTTAACTGTAAATCTTCAAGTAACTTCTAGAGATGAATTTGCTGAAATTGGCAAGTCAATAAATCAAGTAGTACAGAATTTGCGAGATAAGATATGGGAAGTTAAAGATAATACTATTGAATTGGAGGAAACCGTTAATGAAATAAATTCTGGAATTGAAGAAACTTCGGCAGCAATGGAAGAAGTAACAGCTTCTATAACGGAAATGGCTAACGGTGCTCAGGAACAAATAAAACAGTTAGAAAACACTGCCAATAATATTATGGAAATAGCTGCAAGTATAAAGGAACTAGCAACCAATTCTCAAAATATTGCAGAATTAGCCCAGAAAGCAGACGAGAATGCTAAAGAGGGAAGTAGATTAATATTAGGCGTTATCAGAAGAATAGAAGACTTGAAGAATGTTATTGATGATAGTGTAGAAAATATGTCAAAACTAAAAACGAATGCTGATGGTATTAATAAAATTGCAGAAGTAATTACAAACATTGCAGACCAGACAAACCTTTTAGCATTAAATGCAGCTATTGAAGCGGCAAGGGCAGGTGAAGCGGGTAAGGGTTTTGCTATTGTAGCTGAAGAAATTAGAAAACTTGCTGAGAATTCTACAAAGGCTACAGGTGAGATTTTAGAAATTATAGAGATAATTCGAAGCAATGTAGATGAAATGGCTATCTCAATTGATCATATAAAAGAAGAAATGACTACATCCCAGGAGCAATCCAGATTGGGAGAGAGAGAATTACAGAAGATTATTACTGGAGTTTCCAGTGTAAGTGAACAGATAGAAATAATAGCTGATGGATTAAAATCAATGGCTGCCGTTAGTGATGAGATTGTAGAGTCTACAAAGAATGTTACTTCAATTGCTCAAAATACCACTGCTGGAACTGAAGAAGTATCTGCAGCAGCAGAAGAGACTACTTCAGCTATGGAAGAAATGACATCCAAAACCGATGTATTAACTGAAATGGTGGCAAGAATGAGGAAGTCTGTAGAACAATTTACATTACAAGAAAGGGTAAGAGAAAGTGAATAGCCTACTATTTCAACTGATACTAAAAGCTAAAAATTTCCTAATTCTTTTAAGCATAGTATGATTTTACTGCAAAAAGCTAATTTTTCGCTTTATAAAGAAATTTTTCGAACCATCTAAAGTTCGATTTCAGTCGAAATAAGGCTCCCTAATCAAAGGGCCCTCCTGGCCCTTGATTAGCTCATCACATCCTGTGATGAGGCCTTATTTCGATTAAAATCTCACTAAGATGGTTTAACGAAAAATTTCTATGTCGCTCAAAATTAGCTTTTTGCAGTTTAATTATATATAATAAATATTTACCAGCTAATTAAGTAAAACTATTGAACATTTTGGCTCTCCGTCAAATGTTGTGAAAAATAAGTTGGCTCCGT from the Anoxybacter fermentans genome contains:
- a CDS encoding methyl-accepting chemotaxis protein, which codes for MKVKILMLSVLCAIITAVLMYFIPNTLYSFLVAIGLCILTGFMFTRSIFKQLITLKQEVEKLAKGDLTVNLQVTSRDEFAEIGKSINQVVQNLRDKIWEVKDNTIELEETVNEINSGIEETSAAMEEVTASITEMANGAQEQIKQLENTANNIMEIAASIKELATNSQNIAELAQKADENAKEGSRLILGVIRRIEDLKNVIDDSVENMSKLKTNADGINKIAEVITNIADQTNLLALNAAIEAARAGEAGKGFAIVAEEIRKLAENSTKATGEILEIIEIIRSNVDEMAISIDHIKEEMTTSQEQSRLGERELQKIITGVSSVSEQIEIIADGLKSMAAVSDEIVESTKNVTSIAQNTTAGTEEVSAAAEETTSAMEEMTSKTDVLTEMVARMRKSVEQFTLQERVRESE